The sequence GAAGATTTCCGGTTGGTTCGGATGACGGAGTCTGCCAGCGCGCACTACACGACGCAGGGCTGGGCGCTGCAGGACGGCGTACATCGGTACCTGCTCCCCGACGGCACCGTGCGGCTCGACCCGTTTGAACGCGCACCGCTGCCCCTTTCGCAAACACCGGATGATTTCAGCGCCTGGCTTTCGACCGAGACGGAGGAAATGACGCTGGCAGACCTCCACGCCTACACAAACCGCCTGCGTAAGGATGGCTATAACGTCGCCCGGTTTCTAACCGACTATTACGGACGAATTGCCTTTCCTTTTGTCAGCGTCGTCATGGCCATCGTTGGCGTCGCCCTGAGCCTGCGGCAGATCGGGGCCCGCGGTCGAGGCATGGCCGTGGGCATCGGCCTCGCGCTCGTCATCGGATTTCTCTACTGGTCCACCCATTCGGTGGCTATTGCGCTGGGACACAGCGGTGCACTGACGCCAGTGCTGGCCGGCTGGCTGGCCAACCTGCTGTTCGTCTCGTTTGGATCGGCGCTGTTCCTCCAAGTCCGACAGTGATTGCCTTATTGACGAACAACATTGCGTCGTGTAACGGATAGGCCATGAACCAGCGGGTCGTCATCGCGGGGCTGGGCGTCTACTTAAAGCGGCCCCCTGCGACCAGCGATTTGCGCCATGCGCTGCGGGATGATCTGGGCCTGGATTCCATGCCCACGATCGAACTGCTTGATACAATAGAGGACGCCTGCGACCTGCAGATTCCCAACCAGAACCTCCCGCAGCGAGCACGAGCGTCTGATTGTGATAGCCTACGTGGGGCACCAGCTCGGAAAACGGGCTTCCGTTTCAGCCCCGGCTCCCGCGCCAGCCAAGACACCTGCTAAGCGCGTCGCGGCCAAAAAGACGAAAGGGTGACACCGACATGACTACCCGCCCCTCACCTCAGTCCGTCACGTTGAACGAATTGGCACGCGCGGTGAGCGCACAGGTGCATGGCAAAGCCGACACCGTCCTCACCGGCGTCTCCAGTCTGGAACTGGCCCAGCCGGGCGATCTGTCCTTTGTCGAGCACGACCGATTCGTCAAAGCCGCGTGCGCCTCACGGGCGGCGGCCTTCGTCGTTCCGCGTCCATTTGCAGACCTGTCCCGGCCTCAGCTGGTGGTGGCCAACCCCAAATATGCCCTCGCGCAACTCACCCAGCAGTTTTTCATGACGCCCTACAAGCCCAGCGGCATCGCGCAGCCTATCGCGCAAGGCGCCGACGTCCAGATCGGCCCCGACGTGTCCATCTGGCCGTTCGTGACGCTGGGAGACCGCGTGAAGATCGGCGCCCGCGTCACGCTCTACCCCGGGGTCTTCATTGGTGACGACTCGGTGCTCGGCGACGATTGCCTTCTCTACCCCAACGTCACCATCCGCGAGCGCTGCGAAATCGGTCGGCGCGTGGTCATCCACAGCGGCACCGTGATCGGCAGCGACGGATTCGGCTATGTACAGGAGCAGGGTCGCCATCACAAAATCCCACAGATCGGTACCGTCCTCATCGAAGACGACGTCGAACTCGGTGCCAACGTCGCTGTCGACCGGGCCGCCTTCGGCAAAACCGTGGTCAAGCGGGGCACAAAGGTGGACAACCTCGTGCAGATCGCGCACAACGTGACTGTGGGTGAACACAATATCCTGGTCGCACAGGTGGGTATCGCGGGCAGCACGATGCTGGGCTCTCACGTGATTGTGGGTGGACAGGCCGGCCTCGCTGACCACATCGAGGTGGGCGACCGGGTGCAGATTGCGGCACGATCAGGTGTCAATCGCAGCCTGGCCGGCAACCAGATCGTCTCCGGCACCCCGGCAATCCCACACGCGATCTCGATCAAGGCCCAAGCGGTCGTCTCGCGCTTGCCGGAATTGCGTCAACAGGTCCGCGACCTGCTGCACCGCGTGACAGAACTGGAATCGCGCGCCGCTAAGGGAAGTCCACGGGCAAGAAACAAAAGAACACTGTAGGCTCCGCTCCAGACACTGCCTGCGTCATACTGCTGACTGCCTACTTTCCTAACACCCGTCGCCAGCAAAACAGTTTGGCCCAAAAAAACCCCGCCCAGGGCATGAGGAACGCCGCTACGTTGGCGACGTGGCCTACCAGATAACTCCACAGGGACAGCGCCCCCAGCATGCCGGCGCCGACCGCATAGGCCAGCGGCACCCACGCACGCCCAGGATGATCCAGCACCATGCCGTCGGCTTTCACCTTGCGCGGTCCCTTCCGTTCAAAAATGCGCATTTTTGATGCCCAATACCAGGCATGCTCGCGTAACAGATATCGATGATAGGTGGTCTGCCCCCACCCCAAAATCATCCCCGCGACCAACAGGCCAGTCGTCTCGGCCAATGCCACCGCTTCATACGTCGCCGTGATGAATTGGTACACCAGCGTGGCGGCCGAAGACACGAGACAGATCAAGCCCAACACACTGGCCGGAAATAACATGTGCGTTTTGATGTATTCGTGCGCTTTTTCCTGTTCCGATCCCTGGCGCTGGGCTGTGACGAGTTTGGGCATACTACCGCTCGCAGTCCTGTTCCTCGTCCATGGTTAGGAGGGTCAGCCACAACCCGGCGAGGCACCAGTTCAAAGCCCAGGCCCGCAGATCAGTCAGCTCGCAACGCTGATGGTACACGAGGCGCCAGGAGTTTTCTGCCCGCGCGACATTACTATTGCCAATTAGACCGGGGTGGACCATGCCTCGATTATAGCCGAACCTGGCCGCTTTCCCCATCCAACGATCAATCCGACACTGCCGCGCACCCATCTTCCCGCCATGACCGTTACCACGACTGTCCACAAAAATTGTGGACGTGCTGTGGATGTTCCTGTGCGTCATCAGACCACCCACGTCGAGTGAGACCGGATTGCCTAAAAATTAGGCGGAGATTTCCGTGGCCTGTCAGCACGTTACGGCGATTGTGACCAATGACGGCCTCGCGCCTACCGGTGGGGCTGCCGGGGCAGCACAGATGAGCGACGCGCCAGCGCCTGCAGGAAAAAACCAGCTGAGATGGGAACTGGCACCCTCAATCATAAGGGTACGGGCGGGTTTGTCTGAATCAATCCAGATTCCGCTGCCAGAGCGCTTCGGCCCCCTTGGTGCGCCTGGTCACCCAGCGGGACAGGACAAACAGAGCATCACTCAGGCGATTGAGGTACGGCACGATCTGCGGGTCCACCGGCTCCTGACGCGCCAACCGGACGCAGACCCGTTCTGCCCGGCGACAGACGGTGCGCGCCTGATGCAGGAGAGCAGGAACACCACCGCCACCCGGCAAGAGAAATTCCTTCAACGGCGGCAATTCCTTCTGGCATGCATCCATGAGCTGCTCGAGCCGCGCCACATCCCGTTCCGTCACGCGCGGCATGTTCGCGAACTGCTGCCCGGGCGCGGTGGCCAGCATGCCACCGATGTCGAACAGCTTGCTTTGGACACGCGGCAACTCCGCAGCCAGACACGCGCGTACCCGTTTGTCCATACCACGGACGGCGGCAAAAGCCAGCGCCACTCCGAGGACCGCGTTTAATTCGTCCACGGTGCCGTAGGCCTCCACACGCAGAGTATCCTTCCACACGGATTGCCCCCCGGCAAGACGGGTTTGCCCCGCATCGCCCGTACGCGTGTAGACCTTCGTAATCCGCAGACTGCGCCGGCGTTTCATCGCAATGCCTTCTGGGACGCGGCGGTCCGCAGACGCGGACCGCCACGCACCCCGCTAATAAGTAAACTTCACCCCACCAAACACCGATCGGGTCGGCGTGCCGTAAAACAGCACTTCCTCGTAGTCCTGGTTAAACAGGTTTTCAATGCGCCCGAACGCTTGCCAGTGCGTCGCGAAATCGTACGATCCCGACAGATTGACCACACCGAACGATCCCTGACGCTCGGACGGCAGATTGTTCTTAGTATCGTTCCGCGCACCCACAAAGCGCCAATCCATGTTCAACTGGGCACCCACCACCGGCTGCCAGCTCAACCCCGCGCTGGCCATGTCCATTGGACGCCTCGGCAGACGGGTTTTATCGGTGAGATTGCGATCGACCGTCATCGTATACTGCATTTTGACCTGGAGATTCTCGCGTAGCGTGACCGTACCTGCCAGTTCCCATCCCTGCGTCCTGGCCTGATTGATGTTGATCGGACAGCCATAACTCGAGGAAGCCGGACACAGCGAGTGAGAGTTTTGAAACACGAGCAGATTACGGAAATGATTCCAGAAATAGGTCGCGCTCACCTGCGCCCGCCCGCCCCACAGCGTTTGATCCACACCGACATCGAAGCTCCGGCTTTTTTCTGGCTTTAAGTCCGGCTTCGAGGAATTTTCATAAAACAAATCATTCAGTGTCGGCGTGCGGAATCCCGTGCCATAGCTGCTGCGGAGCTTGGTGCCGGTTTCATGGAGCAGGAATCCGCCGGTGACGCGATAGGTGGTCGCATCGCCAAATGTATTGTAACGGTCCTGCCGCACGCCGCCGGTCAGGATCAGGCGGTTCTCTACGTTGAGCTGGGCCTGGGTGAACCCGGAATGGGTACTGAGCAGACGATTCGGCTGAGCCGAGCCGTAAAACCCGCTCGAATTGCCCTGCTCCTCGCGAAATTGATATCCGCCCGTCAGCAGCAGCGGCTTACCCACTTGAACATTGTGCTGCCACTCAAGCCGCTTGTTTCTGATATCAAGGTTGGACGGAGATTGGTACGGCGTGTCGACCACCCCCGTCCTCACATTTCTCTGAAGTGACCCACTGACCGAAGCCTGGAACTCCTGATTTTGCGCAACCGTCAGTTTTTGATCCCACCAGGACGTGATCCGCTGACTGTAGGCTCCGCTCACCATCAAAGCCCGGTTGGTGTTGTTGGCCCCAAATACGTCCGATGCAGGCGAGCTGTCCATGGCATTGTGTGCCGTCAGCCAGCGCATATTCAATTCCAGCCGTCCGTCATGCGGCAAGGCAACGCCGAGCTTGCCCGAACCCTGCCAGTTGCGATAGCCGTCCCGCTCGTACGCCCCCCGTTTATAATTGAGGGCCGAAATCCCGCCCGTCTGCCAGCGGGAGAGCGAGAGTGAGTAATCCACGCTACCCTCGGCGCCTGATGCCTGCACGCCTTCGCGCGTCGTGGCAAACGAGCCGTACTCGAAAAAGGCACTGCCTGCGGGCTTCCCGGTCCCACGCTTGGTCGTGATACTGATCACGCCGCCAACGGCATCGGCTCCGTAGAGCATGCCTTGCGCGCCACGCAGAATCTCAATGCGATCGATATTGTCCGTAGTGAGATGGGCAAAATCATAGGCGCCGTTGGTGGGGCTGTTGACGATCACGCCATCGATCGCCACCAGCGTGTGTTTTGTGTCAGCCCCGCGAATGCGCACGTTGGCGAGCCCCCCGGGACCGCCTTGCGAGAAGGCAAACACACCCTGCGCAAGCCGCAACGCCTCGATCACGGTTTTGATCCGCTTGCGCTGAATTTCCTCCCCGTCAATCACTTCGATCGCACTTGTCACCTGACTGGCTGGCAGCGCCGTCTTGGTCGCGCTGGTAACGACCTCCTGCACCTCGATCACAGACGTGTCTGCCTCTCTGGACAGTGACGTCTCCTCCGCCGACACAAGCGCAACATTGGCCGTCATTACGGCCGTTGTCACCAGACATACCCGTACAAACGAAAATCCATTCGACATCGCTCTGCTCCCCCTTGTGCACGAAGGGTTGCGTGGATCTGGTCCGACAGCCGGGTCTCCTGACTTGCGGATCGTCGCGTTCCCGCGCCTTCCCATCCTAGGTCGTTACGCATCAACCGTCAGTTGTCAGTCGCAAGAACCTTCTTGCGCTTGACGTTTCACGATTGGCGTGTAACGCCTGTCGAACAGTGGCATCCTGCGGGATTACTCCCCGCTTACAGTGGCGGCACCGTGATGGCTTTGCACCATCTTCCCCGTTCTATGGACCGAATATCCCGAACACTCCTCCTGATAAATGTTAGCCGTGCCCCGTCTTACTTAAACAGAACGGCTGGACACGTGTCCGCTCTGCAACTTTCGTTAGCGTGCGCCAGATACCGCTTGTCCCGGCAGCGTGACCCGCGGCACACCCGACACCGGATGGGCATCCACTAGCACCGGGCAGCCATACACCGAGGTAATCAAATCGGACCGAAGGACCTCCGCCGGCGTGCCGATGCGTGCGACCGATCCCCGATCCAGCAGCAACAAACGATCGCAATATTGACTCGCCAGGTTCAGATCGTGCGATGCCCAGACTACCGTCAGTCCCCGGTCGTCGTGCAGACGGCGCAGCGCTTGGCAAATTTCAACCTGATGCGACAAGTCCAGAAATGCCGTTGGCTCATCGAGCAGCAATATCGCCGGCGCCTGCGCCAGCGCCCGGGCAATCAAGGCCCGCTGCCGTTCCCCTCCGGACACGTCATCAATTGAGCGCCCGGCCAGATGCATAACGTCCATGATCTCCATGGCGGCTTCCGCCTGACACAAGTCTTCGCGCGTCTCCCAGCCGAACCCGAGCCAGCCGCCACGTGCGCGGTGGTGCGGAAACCGCCCCATCAGCACGACCTCCGCGATCGTGAATGGAAACCACGCCGGCTGTTGCTGCGGCACGAATGCCACCGCGCGCGCCAGTTCGTCCGGCGGCAGGTGCGCAAGCGGACGATCATATATGTGGACCCCGCCGTCCTGTGGCATCAGCAGGCCTGCCAGCAGCTTGAGCACCGTGGATTTGCCCGATCCGTTAGGACCGAGGAGGCCGACGATTTCTCCCTGTGCAATCTCGCACCTCATGTCCGTGACAGCCGGATGGTTGGAGGCATCGGAGCCGTAGGCAAACCTCAGGTCCGAGATCCGATAGGCCGGAACCCGCTCAACCGTCATCGCACTCATGCCAGGCCGCCTTTCCTGGTCATCAGCAGATAGAGGAAAACCGGCGCCCCGATCAGCGCCGTCACTATTCCCACCGGAAGCTCTGCGGGCAACAGGATCACGCGGGCCACCGTATCGGCCACCACCAGCAACGCGCCACCGACCAGCCCCGCAGCTGGCAGCAGGAGCCGGTGATCGGCACCCACCACCATCCGGACGGCGTGTGGCACAACCATGCCGACGAAACCAATCAGTCCGCTGACCGACACCACCACGCCGACCAGGAGCGCCGTCACGACGAAGACCTGCCGCTTGACCCGCTCAACGTCCACGCCCATGGAGCGCGCTGACTCTTCACCCGTCGTCAACAGATTGAGCGCGTGGGCGTGGCGAAACAGCAGCCCCAGCCCGAGCGCCAGACACAGTGCCAGCCACCCCATCGTTGCATAATCCGGCGCCGAGAGCGTACCCATGAGCCAGGCGATGATCTGAAACGCCCGCGCAGGGTCCACCAGCGACGTGACGAACATGATGAGGGCCGAGCAGAGCGCGCTGACGATCACCCCGCCCAACAACAGCGTATGTACGGCCAGCGGCCCGCAGGAGACAGCGAGGCGGTAGAGCACCAGCAGCACCAGCAATCCTCCGCCAAAGGCGCAGACCGGGACCACCGCAGGGACCAAATGCAATACGACGGCGATCGCTGCGCCGACGGACGCCCCGCTCGAGATGCCGAGCACGTAGGGATCGGCCAGAGGATTTCGCAGGAGGGCCTGCAAGCCGACACCGACGGCCGCCAAGCAGCCGCCCACGAGAAAACCCAGCAGAATGCGCGGCAGCCGGATGTGCACGACAATAAGTTGCGCTGTTGCCGCGCCATCTGGGGCGGCCTCCTGGCGTACCAGCCGCATCACCATCGCCATCAGATCAGCCAGGCCGATGCGCTCGAGGCCGATCTGTAGGCAGATCAACAGCGTTACCAGGCTGACACCGGTCAGCGCCGCGATCGTGGACAGCCATCGCCCACGCGTCAACGTGGCCGGCAGCAGGCGCGATGCGGTTCGTGCGTCCGCCATGGTCGTGGCCACCAACGTCATTTATCGAACGCCTCGGGATGCAGCTGGCGGGCCAGCGCATCCAATCCTTCGACCACGCGCGGCCCGGGCCGGTCCAGCAGCACGCTGGGCACCTGCACGAACCGGTCGCGCTTGACCGCTGTCACCGTCGTCCATTGCCGCCAGCGCCGCTGTTCCTCCTCGGGCACGCTTTCGCCGACCCCCGCTGGAAACACGATGATTTCGGGGTCCTGCCTGAGCACTTCCTCAAGACTCAGCCGCGGATAGGCGACCGGTGAAGCCTGCGCGACATTGATCCCGCCGGCTAAGCCGATCAACTGATGGATAAAACTGCCCGTCCCCACCGTCACGAAGGGATCACCGTTGAGCACGTAGAGCACGCGTGGATGCGGACGCGATTTTGTCTTCATCGTGATGTCGGCCACCTGCTGCCGCATGCCGCCCACCACAGCATCGGCTGCGGATTGGCGGTTGAGCATGCGGCCCAGCATCTGAATGTGCCGGTACACATCTTCCACCACTGCTGCGTCCACGAACACGACCGTGGGAATTTTGAGCTGCTCCAACTTGGCCAGCGTGTCGGGACGGATGAAGTCCTTGGACGTCACCACTAGGTCAGGCTTCAACGCCACGAGGGATTCGATGTTGGGCGTGCCCGCACTGACCTTCGGCAACGCCTCCGCCTCCGGCGGGTAATCGCAAAACTTTGTCACGCCCACAACCTGCCCGCCAGCGCCCATCGCAAAAAGCATTTCCGTCACGCTGGGCGCCAGCGACACGATGCGGACCGGCGCCGCTGCCAGAAAAATTTTCCGGTCCAGATCGTCCACAAAGGTGCGTGGCGCGAGATTGGCCATAAAGGGCATGCCGGTCAGAATGCCCTGCTGTCGGCGCTTTTTCATAACCGCTGCATCCCCGTCGTCGGCGAGCCCCAAGCCAGCCACTAGCAGGCAGCACATCGCAAATAGCCACGGGCTCCGGCCCAGACTTTCTTTACTGCACGCTATGCGCTGACCGCCACAAGCCGTCAAAACAAAAAATCCTCAAGGCCTGAAAGACCCTGAGGATCGTCCCGCAACTCACCTCACCTATTCCCCAGCCCTCGAGGGAAGGTTTGCGTACCAGCCGGGCAGGTCTTCTGGCTTCTGGGGTCTGCAGCTCATCCCCGCGCCTTCCCATCCATTAACTGGACAGTGGCGCTTGCGGGGCATTCCCCAGTCACAGCGGCGGGACCGCGAGGGACTCGCACCCTCTTCCCTTCACCCGGACTGCTTGATATGGTGGAGCGCACTGTAGGGACACCGGCTGCAGCCTGTCAAGTTTAAACTAGGCGCCCCATCCAGGGCTCACCACATCAACGAGAAGATCCAGGGGAGGCGGAAGAATTGACCGTGCCGAACCACGCATAGCGATTTTTAGCAATCACGCGGTAGAGCGCATGGGCCAGCGGACGAAGTACCGGCACCTTCCAAAACACCAGTGCGAGCCAGCCGCCACGCAGGCCTGGTAGCAACGGCACGAACGCATCCAACCCCTTCAGAATAGTCCCGTCCTGCTCAACCAGACACGCTGCGTCGGGCTGGCCGGGCCGGTAGTCGGCGGCCAGACAGTGGGCGGCTTCCTCACTCTGATAGGGCACGAAGCGGACGCCCGGCTGCGTTTCAAGCCGCTCAATCCCCTGCTTGGCCATCACACAGAGCCGGCACTGGCCGTCATAAATGAGAATACGTTGCGGTGTATCGTGCATACCGCAACGCTAGCATCGGCATTGAGCGAAGGCAAGGCGCCGGAGCTTCTGCTATAGTGGTGCCCCATGACTGCCCGGACAGCGACCATCGTCTTATTGATCGCATTACTGGGTGCCGGCTCGGTGCAATTGGCCACGATCGGCACCGATTCCCCGCCCCACATGATTCTTTGGACAACGGTGCTGTTTGGGTTCCCTGTGCTGATCGCCTGCGTGCTGACACGCCAGCGATGGGCGCTCATGGGGGCGGTCATGTACGGCACCGTGGGGCTGGCGCTCGACATCGCGACCGTCGTGCAGGGGATCACAAAGCCGGATGTCCCGCAGATTGTTACGATGCTGAGCGGGCTAACAGGCACACTGAATTTTCTGGTGATCGTCGTCAGCGGGAAGGAGTTCTTGACGATCGGAGAGCCGTTGACGCCTCGAGAATCCCCCCGTCCCAGTCCTCCATCCCCCTCTTGATCCTGAGCCGACGAACCTTCGCAAAGCCGGCCGCGCGCAGCCAGCGCGCCGTGTCACGTGCCGCATAGGTGTTGCCCTCGTCAGTAAACAACAGCATCGTGCCGGCAAAGAGCGTTGCGTCTTGAGGGAATAACCCCTGCCCATCGTGCAGGAAGGCATCCTGGATTAGCAGGCGCCCGCCCGGCGTCAGCGCACGGACCATCTTCCGGAACAGCGTGCAGTTGGTGTTTGGGGAATAGATATGCAGGACGTTAGAGAACCAGATGACGTCGTAGTGCCCGGGAATCGGCTGCGTGACGAAATCCAACGGCAGATAGGAGAGCCGCTTCCCCTGCGGCACGGTCGCAGCGATCTCACGCGCCACGGATAAGGCCGGTGCGCGGTCACAGATCGTCGCACGGAGCGAAGGATGGCTCCTCAAAAAAGCCAGCGCATACGTCCCCGGCCCCCCGCCCAGATCAAGGAGTGTCTTCGCACCGTGCAAATTGATCTGCGTGGCAATTTTCGTCGCCACATCAACTGACCGGTAATGCATCGCCCACGAAAACCGCCGGCGATCGGCCGGATCGTCTGATCCCTTGTCGTCATCCACCGGCCGCCCACGCTTCACCGACTGGGTAAGTTGCGACCAGTCATGCCAATGACTACGCAGCAAATCGAGATAGGCCGAGCGATAGTCCGGACTCTTTTGATTGAGTTCCTGTCGTGCAAAGCGGCTACTCCGATAGCGTGCGCCTGATTTGATGAGCAACCCCGCGCAGGCCAGGTTCCGGCAGAGAATCTCAAGTCCGCGCGCATTGACGCGTAACCGCTTTGCCAACGCCGGCATTGTCCAGCTTGTTGAGCCGACAGCGGTGAACAGATCAAGATCGAGGGCGGTCAGGATAAAACGCGGCAGCCGGTACGCGGCCACCGCATCGCGAAACTGGCCAAACGTATGGATCGAAGATGGCGGCGTCATGCTTTCACGGCAAAGTGCTGTTTGCACCAACGGATCGACTGCATGACCGCGTCTACGTTTAAAAAATCCACTGGCCGCTGGAAGGTAATGGCCACATATTGTTCGGTCATCTCGGTCTGCTCCTCGAACCCCGCATCCCGGAGCGGTTTGCGAAACTTCGCCACCATCGGCTGTAAATAATATTTGGCCTGCTTAGCGAGCTCGTCTGTACCCAGATCTTCTGGCGTGCCGTCAGACAACAAACTCTGAATATCTTCGATATCCATGCCGGCCTGACAGATCAGTCGGCCATCAGGCGTGATTTCCAGAATCCAGCCGTCATCGTTCAACGCAAGCGCCAGCGCCCCACCAGGCTCCAGCTCGTCGAAAGCCGGCTCCGACTGCTGCAGTCTCGTACGGGCTTCCGTCCAAGCCGGCGCGGGAGGAAGCGTGCTTTTCTCGCTCATGCACGGGCCTTCTCGGTCAGACGACCGCGTAACGTCTTCAGCCGACCGATATTTTCTTGCAGCTTGGGCAATTGGTACTTGCGATCCATCGCCACGACCAGTTCAAGCAAGTCAGCGGCCTCCTGCAAGCGGCCCAACTGTTCGTAGCAGCCGGCCAGCACGTACCGCGCTCCCCCGACGCGCAGCTCGTCGCGCATGCGTTCTGCAATCGCCTGGCTGGTCTGGGAGCAGGCCACTGCGTCAGCGTAGCGTTGTTGCATCAAATAGGTCCGGGCTATCATGCGCCAGGCATCGGCCACCCCCCCCTGATCGTCCAACCGCTTCATCAAAGCAACCGATTGTTCGTAGAAGCGTACGGCCTCATCGTACTGGCCGGTTTCGCGGGCTACGAAACCGAGGTCTGACAGCAGTACCGCTTTCGCGGCCTCATCCTTCGCGCGATTGAGAATATCGAGCGCCTCAAGGTAGTAGGCGCGGGCCCGGCCCCACTCACCAGCATCCGCGCGCAAATTGCCAAGATTAGCCAGCGTCGTGCCGATACCCCGTTCATCCCCGAACTGTTTCTGCAGATCCAGCACCTCTTCGTAATGTTTTTGCGCTGCCTCCCGGTGGCCGCTGACACCACAGATATTGGCGAGATTTCCGAGCGTGGTCACAAGCGCACGGCGATCGCCGGTCTTGCGGTCACACTCCAGCGCTTTCATGTAACATTCGTGGGCACTGGTGTAATCGCCACGCGAGAAATGCTGGTTCCCCCGTCGGTTAAGTTGTGCGGAGCCGTGTTCGCGCATGGCTAGAGGAGGAGCGCTTCGACGCTGGCCTTGGCACCGGTCATGATAGAAGTGCCATCCCCAACGAGCAGCGTGTCGAAGTTGTATTTCAGCAGCCGCTTTAATCCGTCGCGAGCTTTGGCAGGATCAGCGAGACGCTCCGCCGGCAGCATGCAAACAGACCCGGGCGGCTTGCCAATCAACGCATCGCCGACAATCAGAATGCCCTTCCCCTGCTGGATGAACAGGGCACATTCACCGGGCGACTTCTGGTCTTTCAGATGTACGGCCCAGATTCCGCCGGCCAGTAATTCACCGTCTTTATATGTCTTGTTGGATTTGACCGTCATCTGCGGCGCGTCAACTTCAGGCAGCCAGACCTGACAGCTGAACTGCTGTTGAAACGCGGCAGCCTCCCGCTCGTGATCGCGATTGGTGATCAGAATGTAATCGATCGCCCCGCCTCGCCCAGCCTGTGCCACGTCTACGGCGGTCATTGGAGGCGGGT is a genomic window of Nitrospira sp. containing:
- a CDS encoding DUF393 domain-containing protein; the protein is MHDTPQRILIYDGQCRLCVMAKQGIERLETQPGVRFVPYQSEEAAHCLAADYRPGQPDAACLVEQDGTILKGLDAFVPLLPGLRGGWLALVFWKVPVLRPLAHALYRVIAKNRYAWFGTVNSSASPGSSR
- a CDS encoding methyltransferase domain-containing protein codes for the protein MTPPSSIHTFGQFRDAVAAYRLPRFILTALDLDLFTAVGSTSWTMPALAKRLRVNARGLEILCRNLACAGLLIKSGARYRSSRFARQELNQKSPDYRSAYLDLLRSHWHDWSQLTQSVKRGRPVDDDKGSDDPADRRRFSWAMHYRSVDVATKIATQINLHGAKTLLDLGGGPGTYALAFLRSHPSLRATICDRAPALSVAREIAATVPQGKRLSYLPLDFVTQPIPGHYDVIWFSNVLHIYSPNTNCTLFRKMVRALTPGGRLLIQDAFLHDGQGLFPQDATLFAGTMLLFTDEGNTYAARDTARWLRAAGFAKVRRLRIKRGMEDWDGGILEASTALRSSRTPSR
- a CDS encoding tetratricopeptide repeat protein — protein: MREHGSAQLNRRGNQHFSRGDYTSAHECYMKALECDRKTGDRRALVTTLGNLANICGVSGHREAAQKHYEEVLDLQKQFGDERGIGTTLANLGNLRADAGEWGRARAYYLEALDILNRAKDEAAKAVLLSDLGFVARETGQYDEAVRFYEQSVALMKRLDDQGGVADAWRMIARTYLMQQRYADAVACSQTSQAIAERMRDELRVGGARYVLAGCYEQLGRLQEAADLLELVVAMDRKYQLPKLQENIGRLKTLRGRLTEKARA